In a single window of the Nitrospira sp. genome:
- a CDS encoding NUDIX domain-containing protein, which produces MNASEIDSMYGSTVVEGMRVRAGVGVVVRGQDDTILLEKRRDCGWWGLPGGRVEPGESLVEAAVREVREETGLTVEVTHLIGVYSSPQGRIVTYPDNGDVVQLIDVVIGARVLSGQVICSQESEEVRFFSPSQFPEQIVPPARQPLADALEGRRGLLR; this is translated from the coding sequence ATGAATGCGTCCGAGATTGATTCCATGTACGGGAGTACCGTTGTGGAAGGGATGAGGGTACGAGCGGGAGTCGGAGTGGTCGTTCGCGGGCAAGATGACACCATCCTCCTGGAAAAGCGTCGTGATTGTGGTTGGTGGGGACTGCCTGGAGGAAGGGTGGAGCCGGGAGAGTCGCTTGTCGAGGCTGCCGTACGGGAAGTGCGTGAAGAGACGGGTCTCACCGTGGAGGTGACGCATCTCATCGGTGTGTATTCAAGCCCACAAGGTCGTATCGTCACGTATCCGGATAATGGCGATGTTGTTCAACTCATTGATGTGGTCATTGGCGCACGAGTGCTATCCGGTCAAGTTATCTGCAGCCAGGAGAGTGAAGAGGTCCGTTTCTTTTCTCCATCTCAATTTCCAGAACAGATTGTGCCTCCAGCTCGGCAACCACTCGCCGACGCCTTGGAAGGCCGACGCGGATTATTGAGATAG
- a CDS encoding UpxY family transcription antiterminator: MNDQTDEINQMDQADNLKWYALRTKSRHEKVVRDQLEKQGIEPLLPTVKRLSQWKDRKKEIEVPLFPGYCFVRLSQHEKLPAQKTAGVVEIVGSGSRPEPIPNSEIEALRRLMNSVLPYDPHPYLHEGMKVEVIRGPLQGVHGILLRKEKRHRLVIGVHLIQQAAAVEIDINDVVGV; encoded by the coding sequence ATGAATGACCAGACAGACGAGATAAACCAGATGGACCAGGCAGACAATCTCAAATGGTATGCGCTGCGAACGAAGTCCCGTCATGAGAAGGTGGTGCGCGATCAGTTGGAGAAACAAGGAATCGAACCGTTACTTCCGACTGTCAAGCGGTTGAGCCAATGGAAGGATCGAAAGAAAGAAATCGAGGTCCCGCTGTTTCCCGGCTATTGTTTCGTGCGGCTTTCCCAACACGAGAAGCTGCCGGCGCAGAAAACGGCAGGCGTCGTCGAAATCGTCGGAAGTGGAAGTCGGCCCGAACCGATTCCAAACTCAGAAATCGAGGCACTGCGGCGTCTGATGAACAGTGTCCTTCCCTATGATCCGCACCCCTATCTCCATGAAGGCATGAAGGTGGAAGTGATTCGTGGTCCTCTTCAGGGAGTGCATGGAATTCTGCTGAGGAAAGAAAAGCGTCATCGGCTTGTGATCGGAGTGCATCTGATTCAACAAGCGGCAGCGGTCGAAATCGATATAAACGATGTAGTGGGAGTATAA